The following proteins come from a genomic window of Drosophila sulfurigaster albostrigata strain 15112-1811.04 chromosome X, ASM2355843v2, whole genome shotgun sequence:
- the LOC133847506 gene encoding defective chorion protein, FC125 isoform, protein MRLLGLVLLIAALGSAQDAAQQQQATVVSGDAAAATVDSLTDASDTPTDTTNGTATDAAGTKPRFPTRDEILGQMPPVLPVRSGIPPVDAFYLMFPALSSLLRWGSLFPAQSILGAMPDNLQQSASKVVLVLADDANAQKSRVTRQNAPIVPPNPLNAPVMLQQLLSQMPQPNLGQSWLPDGLVGQMPPLPALPNIQDFNLGQPLAGLQLPPLDGLLGAPPPAPATVTPPPPPAAAAKAATDDVAQAPPAVAQAPPAPFAGFFDGTNNMLGSALAAMPQAPTPDAFMAGLRQFWPGAAPAAAADATAQASDISEVRVKPETPESSSIINYRDPEQREAQLAQLKLKSALQMEQDKQRVPLLWFRMPATSSNTKTTNSPTEQREIETKLQMFERQVIAELKLLQQIEALAREMRANAQEGGRQQQQQPSYKLRYPLSRTPVHKITRSDIERALRDDYVRRLLNKEAQRKVQGSAAFKRQATTPQQTLSKEDIVNVMAYAYRLANEKQRAAATAEATPQMQQQQRQFDAAEQQAVKEKTQQQQQQQEMIMRQMMSQPMEQQQQQLLMQRQWMEEQAKRQQQQAQQEAMARQMETMQRQAAIDQQQQQQLAERQWADAKMRAMQQQRQWTEETMKLKQQQQQLQQQAQQQRQWTEEAMKQQTMQQQQQQPGMEQQQQLRQWEQPAERQWADEKMKAMRQQAEQQRQWSEESIRQQQQQQQRQQQQAEQQQQMRQWTEDATKLKQQQQAEQMRQWTEDATKLKQQQQQQAEQQQLRQWEQAEDQQQQPRQWTEDATKVKQQEQQQQAEQQPMRMETDGDGLMVGEATPQMPETDGKERHKVDVLGLGGNHHKKVKSKVAPTIINYYQQAPPPRPVAYQYAPPAPSSYGTSYGGGGYGSNAYGGYRAAVGNDAIDSMLREHQVLAAAIKPPTDDNSNSNTTTATLTTDDDNNNHRIQKSQSSASTSTSSHPSATTTTTSTSSTGEESDALLGAPKGFSDNLLRPYMGLLPIAQPHDPWTEKAFNPQHALYGGGGSYEPYLRPRRDTHIMPTPVQSHQLLTPGMLERLLRIKAEFQRRFPHLYQGMLNHQTNQTRVVVKPPLLVRNEPKLKSDSTPVYELGAAERGLFDEPSSDVEATSERIVEKKNKQHRGDDNDDDDVDFFRFEDEDLEDNNDHDHHNNDNDKDVEPFDD, encoded by the exons ATGAGATTGCTAGGTTTGGTGCTGTTGATTGCAGCGCTGGGCAGCGCACAGGATGcagcgcaacaacagcaggcgaCAGTTGTCAGCGGCgatgcagcagctgccactgtCGATAGCTTAACGGATGCCTCAGACACGCCCACGGACACCACAAATGGAACAGCAACGGATGCGGCTGGAACTAAGCCACGTTTCCCCACACGGGACGAG ATCCTCGGCCAGATGCCTCCGGTGTTGCCGGTGCGCAGCGGCATTCCTCCGGTTGATGCCTTTTACTTGATGTTCCCCGCCCTCAGCAGCCTGCTGCGTTGGGGTAGCCTCTTCCCCGCCCAGTCCATTCTGGGTGCCATGCCCGACAATCTGCAGCAGTCGGCCTCCAAGGTGGTCCTCGTGCTGGCCGACGATGCGAATGCCCAGAAGTCGCGTGTCACCCGCCAGAATGCGCCGATTGTGCCGCCGAATCCATTGAATGCACCCGTgatgttgcagcagctgctcagcCAAATGCCACAGCCTAATCTCGGCCAGAGTTGGCTGCCCGATGGTCTGGTGGGACAAATGCCGCCACTGCCGGCACTGCCCAACATACAGGACTTTAATCTTGGTCAACCACTTGCGGGTCTACAATTGCCACCCCTCGATGGTCTCTTGGGTGCACCGCCGCCAGCTCCAGCTACCGTAACCCCCCCTCCACCAccggcagctgcagccaagGCTGCCACCGATGATGTGGCTCAGGCGCCGCCCGCTGTGGCCCAAGCACCACCGGCGCCATTTGCCGGCTTTTTCGACGGCACCAACAACATGCTCGGCAGCGCCTTGGCTGCCATGCCCCAAGCACCCACACCCGATGCCTTCATGGCTGGTCTACGTCAATTCTGGCCAGGAGCAGCGCCCGCTGCCGCAGCCGATGCGACCGCTCAAGCTTCGGACATCTCGGAGGTGCGTGTGAAACCCGAAACGCctgaaagcagcagcatcatcaactACAGAGATCCAGAGCAAAGGGAGGCGCAGTTGGCACAGCTCAAGCTGAAGTCAGCGCTGCAAATGGAGCAGGATAAACAGCGTGTGCCATTGCTGTGGTTCCGCATGCCAGCAACGAGCAGCAACACGAAGACTACGAACAGTCCCACGGAACAGCGCGAGATTGAGACGAAACTGCAAATGTTTGAGCGTCAGGTGATTGCCGAATtgaagctgctgcagcagattGAGGCTCTAGCTCGCGAGATGCGCGCCAATGCACAGGAAGGAGgacgtcagcagcagcagcagccgtctTACAAGCTGCGTTATCCTTTGAGTCGGACTCCGGTGCATAAGATCACACGATCGGACATTGAGCGTGCGCTGCGCGATGATTATGTGCGACGTCTGTTGAACAAGGAAGCGCAACGCAAGGTGCAGGGAAGCGCTGCGTTCAAGCGTCAGGCGACAACGCCACAGCAAACGCTCTCCAAGGAGGACATCGTCAACGTGATGGCCTATGCTTACAGGTTGGCCAACGAGAAGCAACgcgcagcagccacagctgaGGCGACGccacaaatgcaacaacagcagcgacaattTGATGCGGCAGAGCAGCAGGCAGTCAAGGAGAagacgcaacagcagcagcagcaacaggagaTGATCATGCGTCAGATGATGTCGCAGCCAatggaacagcagcagcaacagttgctgatGCAACGTCAGTGGATGGAGGAGCAGGcaaagcgacagcagcaacaggcacaaCAGGAAGCCATGGCCAGGCAAATGGAGACGATGCAACGCCAGGCAGCGATcgatcagcagcaacagcaacagttggcgGAACGTCAATGGGCGGATGCCAAAATGCGGGctatgcagcagcaacgtcagTGGACGGAGGAGAcgatgaagctgaagcagcaacagcagcagctgcagcaacaggcgcaacagcaacgtcaGTGGACAGAGGAGGCAATGAAGCAGCAaacaatgcagcagcaacaacagcaaccaggcatggagcaacagcaacagctgcgtCAATGGGAACAGCCAGCGGAGCGTCAATGGGCAGATGAGAAGATGAAGGCCATGAGGCAGCAGGCAGAGCAACAGCGTCAGTGGTCAGAGGAGTCCAtaagacagcaacaacaacagcagcaacggcagcagcaacaagcggagcagcaacagcaaatgcgTCAATGGACAGAAGATGCCACAAAgttgaagcaacagcaacaagctgAGCAAATGCGTCAATGGACAGAAGATGCCACAAAgttgaagcaacaacaacagcaacaagcagaacaacaacagttgcgtCAATGGGAACAAGCCGAagatcaacagcagcagccacgtCAGTGGACGGAAGATGCGACAAAGGTgaagcaacaggagcagcagcaacaagcggAGCAACAACCAATGCGCATGGAGACGGACGGCGATGGCCTGATGGTGGGTGAGGCGACGCCACAAATGCCGGAAACCGATGGCAAGGAGCGTCACAAAG TCGACGTTTTGGGTTTGGGCGGCAATCATCACAAGAAGGTCAAGTCAAAGGTCGCACCAACGATCATCAATTACTATCAGCAGGCACCACCACCACGTCCAGTTGCCTATCAATATGCCCCACCGGCTCCAAGCAGCTATGGCACCAGCTATGGCGGCGGCGGTTACGGATCGAATGCCTACGGTGGCTACCGGGCGGCAGTCGGCAATGATGCGATCGACAGCATGCTGCGCGAACATCAGGTCTTGGCGGCG GCAATAAAACCTCCCACcgatgacaacagcaacagcaacacgacCACAGCAACTTTGACGaccgacgacgacaacaacaatcatcGCATACAGAAAAG TCaatcatcagcatcaacatcaacatcatcacaTCCATcagccacaaccacaaccacatcCACATCTTCGACTGGCGAGGAAAGCGACGCTTTGCTAGGAGCCCCGAAGGGTTTCAGCGACAACCTGCTGCGTCCCTACATGGGTCTCTTGCCCATCGCCCAGCCCCACGATCCCTGGACGGAGAAAGCCTTTAATCCCCAGCATGCGCTCTACGGCGGTGGTGGCAGCTATGAACCGTATTTGCGACCCCGTCGGGACACTCACATTATGCCGACGCCGGTGCAAAGTCATCAGCTTCTGACGCCGGGCATGCTCGAGCGTCTGTTGCGCATTAAGGCGGAGTTTCAGCGACGGTTTCCGCATCTCTATCAGGGCATGCTCAATCATCAAACGAATCAGACGCGTGTCGTTGTTAAGCCGCCGTTGCTGGTACGCAACGAACCGAAACTTAAAAGCGATTCAACGCCTGTCTACGAGCTGGGAGCTGCGGAGCGAGGACTTTTCGATGAGCCAAGCAGCGATGTGGAAGCAACTAGCGAACGCATCGTtgagaagaaaaataaacaacaccgaggcgacgacaacgacgacgatgatgtgGATTTCTTCCGCTTTGAGGATGAGGATTTGGAAGACAACAACGATCATGATCATCacaacaacgataacgataagGATGTTGAGCCTTTTGATGACTAA
- the LOC133849020 gene encoding RING-box protein 1-like, which produces MQNSGLTSWAAGVLLDIPKDICAICRNHLKQLCIDCEAEQGSHLKKLEEMCPEVTGKCNHVFHWHCISPWLKTKNACPLDYRTWEFKFTGKENQKF; this is translated from the exons ATGCAGAATTCGGGCCTTACTTCGTGGGCAGCGG GTGTCCTGCTCGATATACCAAAGGACATCTGCGCCATCTGTCGCAATCATTTGAAGCAGCTGTGCATCGACTGTGAGGCAGAGCAGGGCAGCCACTTGAAGAAGCTCGAAGAGATGTGCCCCGAGGTGACCGGTAAATGTAATCATGTCTTCCACTGGCATTGCATCTCGCCCTGGCTCAAGACCAAAAATGCCTGTCCCCTCGACTATCGCACCTGGGAATTCAAGTTCACCGGCAAGGAGAATCAAAAATTTTAG
- the LOC133847507 gene encoding uncharacterized protein LOC133847507 — protein MKCSSSSWRYEGDKVVMLLQLCCFWLCLLAEAEPAVETPTTSSSSSSLLSLALSQVLLESEMSQCKTLHVHLESGTDNATQQLLDLLTEVQRHVISTLQPLSLSHQRSLPYRPYKHAVLLLVSDIQSLHRIYAAQRATSNLSYTLVYMLQPQPTLAMQLFWQLSVLNVALLTSSDDELQLLSYFPFSAMHDCKQIRAQVVNSFDHRLQRWTSLQYFPAKLSNFFGCTLTCATWPDMPYLVLQPDGTFVGIEGELLQFMANNLNFTVGLYWLSQEEVRDTFNESGWIFDEIFGNKAEYALGGFHYKPSNSSEEQPYSQSMYYFMSHIMLITNLPSAYSTYEKLAFPFHPQLWLAIGLVLALSFLLLWLHQRRYQRYSQHPYYQLLVLTIGGQLLPAELPRRMHWRLLFVTWVMGTLVLRSAYQSGMYQMLRQDSQRNPPQTIAEVLAQSYTIQLVDGNADRWLASLPELRTQQLRHLAASELQSFGQLAVSSGSNERLAIITPYEYFGYFRKVHAMSRRLHLVRERIFTQQLSFNVRRHSHMVGVLNDQIMLAHSHGFLEHWTRQYVSAVDERDESIARITAVSYDTLDGLQPEGDAVDTPEQEREQEKQLRVLAFNELAALFWLTLWAHLVAAFVFGLELLIHK, from the exons ATGAAGTGCTCTTCAAGCAGTTGGCGATACGAAGGCGACAAAGTTGTCATGCTGCTTCAGCTGTGCTGCTTCTGGCTGTGCCTCCTCGCTGAGGCTGAGCCTGCGGTGGAGACACCAAcaacatcgtcatcgtcatcatcgttgCTGTCGTTGGCGTTGTCACAGGTGCTGCTGGAATCGGAGATGTCGCAATGCAAGACGTTGCACGTTCATCTGGAGAGTGGCACGGATAATGCGACACAACAGTTGTTGGATCTGTTGACCGAGGTGCAACGTCATGTCATCAGCACCTTGCAACCGCTGAGCTTGTCGCATCAGCGTTCGCTTCCCTATCGTCCCTACAAGCATGCGGTGCTGTTGCTTGTCAGCGACATTCAATCGTTGCATCGCATCTATGCCGCACAGCGTGCCACCAGCAATCTCTCCTACACGCTTGTCTACATGCTGCAACCGCAGCCAACGCTCGCCATGCAACTGTTTTGGCAGCTCAGTGTTCTAAATGTTGCTTTACTCACCTCATCAGATGATGAACTTCAGTTACTCAGCTACTTTCCCTTCAGTGCGATGCATGATTGCAAACAGATTCGTGCTCAGGTTGTCAACAGCTTTGATCATCGGTTGCAACGTTGGACATCGCTTCAGTATTTCCCTGCGAAGCTGAGCAACTTCTTTGGCTGCACCTTGACCTGCGCCACCTGGCCGGATATGCCGTATCTGGTGCTGCAACCCGATGGCACCTTCGTTGGCATCGAGGGCGAACTGCTGCAGTTCATGGCCAACAATCTCAACTTTACCGTCGGACTCTATTGGCTCAGTCAGGAGGAGGTGCGCGACACTTTCAACGAGTCTGGCTGGATATTCGATGAG aTCTTTGGCAACAAAGCGGAATATGCCTTGGGCGGCTTTCACTACAAGCCAAGCAATAGCAGCGAGGAGCAACCGTATTCACAATCCATGTACTACTTCATGAGCCACATTATGCTGATCACGAATCTACCAAGCGCCTACTCGACCTACGAGAAACTCGCTTTTCCCTTCCATCCGCAACTGTGGCTTGCCATCGGTTTGGTGCTGGCTCTGAGTTTCCTGCTGCTCTGGCTGCACCAGCGACGCTATCAACGTTATTCTCAG CATCCCTATTACCAACTGCTGGTGCTGACGATTGGCGGTCAGTTGCTGCCCGCCGAGTTGCCCCGAAGGATGCACTGGCGTCTGCTGTTCGTCACCTGGGTGATGGGCACACTGGTGCTGCGCAGCGCCTATCAGTCGGGCATGTATCAGATGCTGCGCCAGGACTCGCAGCGCAATCCTCCTCAGACTATAGCCGAAGTGCTGGCTCAGAGTTATACGATTCAATTGGTGGATGGGAATGCGGATCGTTGGCTTGCCAGTTTGCCGGAGTTGCGAACGCAACAGTTGCGCCATCTGGCGGCGAGTGAGTTGCAATCGTTTGGCCAACTGGCGGTGAGTAGCGGCAGCAACGAGCGACTCGCGATCATCACACCCTACGAATACTTTGGCTACTTTCGCAAAGTGCATGCGATGAGTCGTCGATTGCATTTGGTTCGCGAGCGGATTTTCACACAGCAACTGTCGTTCAATGTGCGACGACATTCGCATATGGTCGGAGTGCTCAACGATCAGATAATGTTGGCCCATTCGCATGGCTTCCTCGAGCACTGGACGCGGCAATATGTGAGCGCCGTGGATGAGCGAGATGAGAGCATTGCCCGGATCACGGCTGTGTCGTATGACACTCTCGATGGTCTGCAGCCGGAGGGAGATGCTGTGGATACGCCGGAGCAGGAGCGGGAGCAGGAGAAGCAGCTGCGTGTGCTGGCGTTCAATGAGTTGGCCGCACTCTTTTGGCTGACACTGTGGGCGCATTTGGTCGCCGCGTTTGTCTTTGGCCTCGAACTGTTGATCCATAAATAA
- the LOC133848340 gene encoding uncharacterized protein LOC133848340: MEMEIKVVAQFSLDDASTMLTMPLSAIDGTFNVTLMYAVVWTINSHYAIDSSKPLTILNFATWETSRGRHNDLIDAVLRLASSANRIKFLLEGERVDAQQQVDAVQPPLAPANALNMQTTAIWLLDSVWAYYRLERRLLQTDGAFKRNGYYCIVYTGEEEERLDTIRMIFKRLFAIYVINVNVFIMDRSTASTTAQVHVYNYYPYRELRCQSSLPIHYASFMGGLGVPPRFLLPNRTLFFDDKLDNMHGCPLRIVTFQHRPFVIIEPPAADGQRQLLGIEGELIALLAERMNFAIELLEQPAKDRGSVYPNGSVSGAMGMIVEGSVNLTFGAFMYSKERAQFMLPSITYTSFPIVLCVPGGHQLSPLQRLSKPLGHLTWLCLWLSIALGCGLIVLLQLMPQRWRRFVLGSENTTPLLGLWCTLLGGMHPQPPRRNFARYLLVLWLLQTLVLRAAYTGELYILLQDGRMRTPLRTLAEVLDKNYVFHMLPALENVFRDLLPVMRIRIEPQLDATLRELRDNEEARIVAPLLKPTAARFDMDSGPMRPRLSVLPNPLLTAPLTLYMRPHSYLKQRINGLLMNMMSAGLVHRFRRMYLDRIEHLAVVRNRDPSQLSLWLLGAIFGLYINLQLCACFVFLLERRSAAPHRQRLRRFMDALNHFVA, from the exons atggaaatggaaatcaaaGTCGTTGCACAGTTTTCGCTGGACGACGCTTCAACAATGTTGACAATGCCATTGTCGGCCATCGACGGTACATTTAACGTAACACTGATGTACGCCGTGGTGTGGACTATTAACAGTCACTATGCCATCGATTCAAGCAAACCGCTGACTATACTCAACTTTGCCACATGGGAGACGAGTCGCGGCCGTCACAACGATCTTATTGATGCAGTGCTTCGACTTGCCTCCAGTGCCAACCGCATCAAGTTTCTTCTAGAAGGCGAACGAGTCGATGCCCAGCAACAAGTGGATGCAGTGCAGCCCCCATTAGCGCCAGCAAATGCTCTCAACATGCAGACGACAGCCATCTGGTTGCTGGACAGTGTTTGGGCCTATTATCGCCTCGAGCGTCGCCTGCTGCAAACGGATGGCGCCTTCAAGCGCAATGGTTACTATTGCATTGTGTATACGGGCGAGGAGGAGGAACGTCTCGACACCATACGCATGATCTTTAAACGTCTCTTTGCCATCTATGTGATCAATGTGAATGTCTTTATTATGGATCGATCGACAGCATCGACAACCGCCCAAGTGCATGTCTACAATTATTATCCATATCGCGAGCTGCGCTGTCAATCCTCGCTGCCCATTCATTATGCCAGCTTTATGGGTGGCCTCGGCGTTCCTCCGCGATTTCTTCTGCCGAATCGGACGCTCTTCTTCGACGACAAGCTGGACAACATGCATGGCTGCCCGCTGCGCATTGTCACCTTCCAGCATCGTCCATTTGTCATCATTGAGCCACCGGCAGCTGATGGCCAGCGACAACTGCTTGGCATCGAAGGTGAACTCATTGCGCTGCTCGCCGAGCGCATGAACTTTGCCATCGAGTTGCTCGAGCAACCTGCCAAGGATCGTGGCTCCGTCTATCCCAATGGCAGCGTCTCGGGCGCCATGGGCATG ATTGTGGAGGGCAGCGTCAACCTGACGTTCGGCGCCTTCATGTACAGCAAGGAGCGCGCCCAGTTTATGCTTCCCTCGATCACCTACACCAGTTTCCCCATCGTGTTGTGCGTGCCTGGAGGTCATCAGCTGTCGCCGCTGCAACGCCTCAGCAAGCCTCTGGGTCACCTCACCTGGCTGTGTCTGTGGCTCAGCATTGCGTTGGGATGCGGTCTGATTGTGTTGCTGCAACTGATGCCACAACGGTGGCGACGCTTTGTGCTCGGTTCAGAGAATACGACTCCACTGCTGGGACTGTGGTGCACTCTACTGGGTGGAATGCATCCGCAGCCGCCGCGTCGCAACTTTGCACGCTATCTTTTGGTTCTGTGGCTTCTTCAGACGTTGGTGTTGCGCGCTGCCTACACGGGAGAGCTTTATATCCTGCTGCAGGACGGGAGGATGCGGACTCCATTGCGGACGCTCGCTGAGGTGTTGGACAAGAACTATGTGTTCCACATGCTGCCGGCACTGGAGAATGTCTTTCGCGATCTGTTGCCGGTGATGCGCATTCGCATCGAACCGCAGCTGGACGCAACATTGCGTGAGCTGCGCGACAACGAAGAGGCACGCATTGTGGCGCCACTGCTGAAGCCGACTGCGGCACGCTTCGACATGGACTCGGGACCGATGCGACCCCGGCTCAGTGTTCTGCCCAATCCCCTGTTGACCGCTCCCTTGACGCTCTACATGCGACCGCATTCGTATCTGAAGCAGCGCATCAACGGTCTGCTCATGAACATGATGTCCGCTGGATTGGTGCATCGCTTTCGTCGCATGTATCTCGATCGGATCGAGCATTTGGCCGTCGTCCGCAATCGTGATCCCAGCCAGCTCTCGCTCTGGTTGCTTGGCGCCATCTTTGGCCTCTACATCAACCTACAACTCTGCGCCTGCTTCGTCTTTCTGCTCGAGCGACGCAGCGCAGCTCCGCATCGACAGCGTTTGCGTCGTTTCATGGATGCGTTAAACCACTTTGTTGCTTAG
- the LOC133848708 gene encoding uncharacterized protein LOC133848708 yields MQLPRSQLHLLLLLLTAQQPSEAVAFGGIAQLEHVLDLILTRSCAAHNQSVYVSTGYREQLPREETRLVDRVLDHVLRRHSQVPMLLDRHLQPQLNLHVQLMLFFVQSTEQFIHSAAGNSGATSTFKHKFLVVLLSRSDDETSKEEMSHLFSYMLHQRLNIDVLLLRWQLDGGSVESFTFWPYNEAGCESVEPIFQPLRGARLEELYPQKVGNLYGCPLDVIVWHVPPYIELHLERGTELEQQLQGWDAKLLRLMAQRLNFRLRLVANEPPQLIGGESHMNGSFTGAYRMLRQRRANLTCGCAACLPARAKFLSHTVSYNQVEYVIVLRTGRAYSNYEIMLFPFACSTWLLLLSIAALHLLQRLFCPNWCLRLPSPIQLGIVMLMYVLRVSYESSIFEFVHNAPVRPLPQTVEQALQADYSFIVDHATHRMAAWLPVLNRRTHIRPGMAVDMFELLLKQEPLDGNWGVLSSRDFLDYHLAGHREQRHRFVVLQPKVMNNILCMHLPLGSYMASIISQLLFDLRSFGICQHLSQFATPSVSRDHHQKDAFGESMRFLHAACYCLLFANTFVLGVFTLEMLSLHSRFRWLSCFFERL; encoded by the coding sequence ATGCAACTGCCAAGAAGTCAGCTTCATCTATTGCTCCTCCTGCTAACAGCTCAGCAGCCAAGTGAGGCCGTCGCCTTTGGCGGCATTGCGCAGCTGGAGCATGTGCTGGATTTGATACTCACACGCAGCTGTGCGGCGCACAATCAGAGCGTCTATGTGAGCACCGGCTATCGGGAGCAACTGCCGAGGGAAGAAACCCGCCTGGTGGATCGGGTGCTCGATCACGTGCTGCGACGTCACAGCCAGGTGCCGATGCTGTTGGACAGACACCTGCAGCCGCAACTCAATTTGCATGTGCAGCTGATGCTGTTCTTTGTGCAGAGTACGGAACAATTCATTCACTCGGCAGCGGGGAATTCAGGCGCCACCTCAACGTTCAAGCACAAGTTTTTGGTGGTTCTTCTGTCACGATCCGATGATGAAACCTCAAAGGAAGAGATGTCGCATCTCTTTAGTTATATGCTCCATCAGCGTCTCAACATTGATGTGCTGCTATTGCGTTGGCAACTCGATGGGGGCAGCGTGGAGAGCTTCACCTTCTGGCCATACAACGAAGCTGGCTGCGAGTCCGTCGAACCCATTTTTCAGCCACTACGCGGAGCACGCCTCGAGGAGCTTTATCCACAAAAGGTCGGCAATCTGTACGGTTGTCCATTGGATGTGATTGTGTGGCATGTGCCGCCGTACATCGAGCTGCATTTGGAGCGCGGCACGGAGTtggagcaacagctgcaggGTTGGGATGCGAAGCTGTTGCGATTGATGGCGCAACGCCTGAATTTTCGTTTGCGTCTGGTGGCCAACGAGCCGCCGCAGCTAATTGGCGGCGAGAGTCACATGAACGGCAGCTTCACCGGCGCCTATCGCATGCTCCGCCAGCGTCGCGCCAATCTCACCTGCGGCTGTGCCGCCTGCCTGCCAGCGCGAGCCAAATTCCTGTCCCACACCGTCTCCTACAATCAAGTGGAGTATGTGATTGTGTTGCGCACTGGTCGAGCTTACAGCAACTATGAGATTATGTTGTTTCCCTTTGCCTGCTCCacttggttgctgctgctttccaTCGCTGCGTTGCATCTGCTCCAGCGTTTGTTTTGCCCCAACTGGTGTCTGCGTTTGCCTTCACCCATCCAGCTGGGCATCGTCATGCTGATGTATGTACTCCGAGTGAGCTACGAGAGTTCCATCTTTGAGTTTGTCCACAATGCGCCGGTGCGTCCGTTGCCCCAAACCGTGGAGCAAGCACTTCAGGCGGACTACAGCTTCATTGTGGATCATGCCACACATCGCATGGCCGCCTGGCTGCCGGTCTTGAATCGTCGCACCCACATTCGACCCGGCATGGCTGTGGATATGTTTGAGTTGCTGCTGAAGCAGGAGCCGTTGGATGGCAATTGGGGCGTGCTGAGTAGTCGCGATTTCTTGGACTACCATTTGGCCGGACATCGCGAGCAGCGGCATCGCTTCGTTGTGCTCCAGCCAAAGGTGATGAACAACATTCTGTGCATGCATCTGCCGCTTGGCTCTTACATGGCCTCCATCATCAGTCAGCTGCTGTTCGATCTGCGCAGCTTTGGCATCTGTCAGCACCTCTCGCAGTTTGCCACGCCCTCAGTATCGCGAGATCATCATCAGAAGGATGCTTTCGGGGAGTCGATGCGTTTCCTTCACGCCGCCTGCTATTGCCTGCTCTTTGCCAATACATTCGTACTTGGCGTCTTTACGCTGGAGATGCTCTCTCTGCATTCTCGCTTTCGATGGCTCAGCTGCTTCTTTGAGCGCCTCTGA
- the LOC133847900 gene encoding mitochondrial import inner membrane translocase subunit TIM16, giving the protein MAKHFARIIVYGAQSVGRAFIKAIRQEIEASRAAASHHQMIKNKSTGHDLTLKGMSLNEALQILNVKDLSSIEEIRGNYEHLFRANEKATGGSFYIQSKVFRAKERIDRELFNKMQEAMKEPPTETIKES; this is encoded by the coding sequence ATGGCGAAACACTTTGCACGCATCATCGTTTATGGTGCTCAATCTGTTGGACGCGCCTTCATCAAGGCGATTCGCCAGGAGATTGAGGCATCCCGAGCGGCGGCGAGTCACCATCAGATgatcaaaaataaatctaCTGGCCATGATTTGACACTGAAGGGCATGTCCCTTAACGAGGCCCTCCAAATACTCAATGTGAAGGACTTGTCCAGCATCGAAGAGATCCGGGGCAACTATGAGCATCTGTTTCGAGCCAACGAGAAGGCAACAGGCGGCTCATTCTACATACAATCAAAGGTATTTCGTGCTAAGGAACGCATCGATCGTGAgcttttcaataaaatgcagGAGGCCATGAAAGAACCTCCAACGGAAACCATCAAAGAAAGCTGA